The following are encoded in a window of Phaseolus vulgaris cultivar G19833 chromosome 3, P. vulgaris v2.0, whole genome shotgun sequence genomic DNA:
- the LOC137806004 gene encoding glutaredoxin-C9-like, which yields MLLWFLLFPRKSLSPQPPLTLLSLSLSMHQAPPSEAGGSTAAAHADVVKMVSENPVIVVGTQGCCMCHVVQKLLQGLGVNPPVYEVDEGEEDEVAMELSRKVVGGGRVQFPAVFVSGKYFGGLERVMAKHISGELVPILKDAGALWL from the coding sequence ATGTTACTGTGGTTCCTACTTTTTCCTCGCAAGTCCCTTTCTCCACAGCCACCTCTcactctcctctctctctctctctccatgcACCAAGCGCCACCGTCCGAAGCCGGAGGAAGCACCGCCGCTGCCCATGCCGACGTGGTGAAGATGGTTTCGGAGAATCCGGTGATCGTGGTGGGAACACAGGGGTGCTGCATGTGCCACGTGGTGCAGAAGTTGTTGCAGGGCCTGGGAGTGAACCCTCCCGTGTACGAGGTTGACGAGGGAGAAGAGGATGAGGTGGCAATGGAGCTGTCGAGGAAGGTTGTTGGCGGCGGAAGGGTGCAGTTTCCGGCGGTGTTCGTGAGTGGGAAGTATTTCGGAGGGTTGGAGAGAGTGATGGCTAAACATATCTCAGGTGAACTGGTTCCTATTCTCAAAGATGCAGGGGCCTTGTGGCTCTGA